A single Tindallia californiensis DNA region contains:
- a CDS encoding DAK2 domain-containing protein — MKVYYLNGKRVYYAMMAGARKVSCQRQHLNHINVFPVADGDTGNNLSITLNHILEEVKPQADVNQLFESIAAASLTGARGNSGMILAQFLNGLAEEVKSHKEISAGLFGESLMRSVPYAYQAMANPVEGTMLTVLKEWAESFYEFGKNNNDFGDVLIKSLDRARESLRKTPEKLEVLKKESVVDSGAQGFVHFLEGIAEVMSPGKIKALVREKRTAESIDFPEERYGKSEIDYRYCTEGYLDGSQMSIEEIKDYLTGKGDSVIVAGNSKRLRFHFHTDHPEDIFIHMSRYGVIKQQKVDDMKRQQDAMETVKPSIAIVTDSIADIPQTLMDQYHIHLLPLQMLVGATPYLDRVTITPEQIFSFLEKVKEYPTSSQPTVTRIRETLDFLVSHYEQVLVLTVSGNISGTYQAVLHEAEKYNESKERIAVIDTLKNSGAQGLLVLSAAEAVQNGKNFEEVKNMVKSLIPKTYIFVSVATFEYMVRGGRVSPMKGKLAKWLNLKPIVSLDEMGKGVAFAKAFSRKANTGKIMEIVDSLHQGKSVKEYCIVHGDAPDKAEEYRQKLVKILGKEPKYITGISPVVALSSGKGAVAVSLVQK; from the coding sequence ATGAAAGTATATTACCTGAATGGTAAGCGAGTTTACTATGCGATGATGGCAGGTGCCAGAAAAGTTTCCTGTCAGAGGCAACACTTAAATCATATCAATGTGTTTCCGGTGGCAGATGGAGATACCGGTAATAATCTTTCGATAACCTTAAATCATATTTTGGAAGAAGTGAAGCCTCAGGCGGATGTGAATCAACTATTTGAATCGATTGCAGCTGCATCATTAACCGGTGCTAGAGGTAATTCCGGTATGATTTTGGCACAGTTCTTAAATGGATTAGCGGAAGAGGTAAAATCCCATAAAGAAATATCGGCCGGTCTTTTTGGAGAATCTTTAATGCGGTCAGTGCCTTATGCCTACCAAGCAATGGCAAATCCTGTTGAAGGAACAATGCTAACGGTGCTTAAAGAATGGGCAGAATCTTTTTATGAATTCGGAAAAAACAATAATGATTTTGGAGATGTTTTGATAAAATCCCTGGATCGGGCTCGTGAATCTTTAAGAAAAACTCCGGAAAAACTGGAGGTCTTAAAAAAAGAATCTGTTGTTGACTCTGGGGCTCAAGGGTTCGTACATTTCTTGGAGGGGATTGCGGAAGTGATGAGCCCTGGCAAAATTAAAGCTCTTGTAAGAGAAAAACGGACAGCAGAATCAATTGACTTTCCAGAAGAGAGGTATGGAAAATCAGAAATCGATTATCGGTACTGTACAGAAGGATATCTGGACGGAAGCCAGATGTCAATCGAAGAAATAAAAGATTATTTAACAGGTAAAGGTGACTCAGTCATTGTAGCGGGAAACTCCAAGCGGCTCCGGTTTCATTTTCATACAGACCATCCGGAGGATATATTTATTCACATGAGTCGGTATGGTGTTATCAAACAGCAAAAAGTAGACGATATGAAGCGTCAGCAGGATGCCATGGAAACCGTAAAACCGTCCATTGCGATTGTCACAGATTCGATTGCGGACATCCCACAAACATTGATGGATCAATATCATATTCACTTGCTTCCACTTCAGATGTTAGTAGGTGCAACACCTTATCTTGATCGGGTAACCATTACTCCGGAACAAATTTTTTCTTTTTTGGAGAAGGTAAAAGAATACCCCACTTCATCCCAGCCAACAGTGACCAGGATACGTGAAACCCTGGATTTTTTGGTTAGTCATTACGAACAAGTATTGGTATTAACAGTTTCTGGTAATATTAGTGGCACGTATCAGGCGGTTCTTCATGAAGCTGAAAAATATAATGAAAGCAAAGAAAGAATTGCCGTTATTGATACTCTGAAAAACTCTGGTGCTCAGGGTTTATTGGTTTTAAGTGCCGCCGAAGCCGTTCAGAATGGAAAAAACTTTGAGGAAGTTAAAAATATGGTGAAAAGTTTAATTCCTAAAACCTATATATTTGTTAGTGTGGCAACGTTTGAATATATGGTTCGGGGCGGAAGAGTCAGTCCCATGAAGGGGAAATTGGCAAAATGGCTGAATCTTAAGCCTATCGTATCATTAGATGAAATGGGAAAAGGGGTTGCGTTTGCCAAAGCCTTCAGCCGCAAAGCAAACACAGGGAAAATTATGGAGATTGTTGATTCTCTTCATCAGGGAAAGTCAGTGAAAGAGTATTGTATTGTTCATGGAGATGCACCAGATAAAGCAGAAGAATATCGGCAAAAACTGGTGAAAATTCTGGGTAAGGAACCGAAATATATCACTGGTATATCACCTGTCGTTGCTCTTAGCTCTGGTAAAGGAGCCGTTGCCGTATCTTTGGTTCAAAAATGA
- a CDS encoding DMT family transporter: MIYILIASVLWGTTGTVQTLAPETATPLTVGAIRMVVGGVMLFFCAWTRGKLDIRSLSIKYVLISALSISVFQPAFFSAVAITGVAVGTVVALGTAPAMAGMMEWFLWKRKPAKEWWISTTMAIVGCAILFWANEAEINVRPVGILLALIAGFGFATYILFSKELLAYHDSETVVAVIFFASGLLLMPLLIIGDASWIIVPRGIAVSVYLGGVTTAGAYLLFANGLKHTVASNAVTLTLAEPMTAALLGVFFVGESLSTYAWMGIGLIILGLGSLSMSSKRKSFSILNGE, encoded by the coding sequence ATGATTTATATTCTAATAGCATCCGTTTTATGGGGAACAACAGGAACGGTTCAAACCCTGGCTCCTGAAACAGCAACTCCCCTCACTGTTGGCGCTATCCGCATGGTAGTAGGAGGAGTTATGCTGTTTTTTTGTGCATGGACTAGGGGGAAATTAGATATTCGCTCCCTATCGATAAAATATGTGCTTATTTCGGCCCTAAGCATCTCCGTTTTTCAACCGGCCTTTTTCTCGGCAGTTGCAATCACGGGAGTAGCCGTAGGTACGGTGGTTGCTCTAGGGACAGCTCCTGCGATGGCAGGTATGATGGAATGGTTTTTATGGAAACGAAAGCCAGCGAAAGAATGGTGGATTTCTACTACAATGGCTATTGTAGGCTGTGCAATCTTATTTTGGGCCAATGAAGCGGAGATCAATGTAAGGCCTGTCGGTATTCTATTAGCCTTGATTGCAGGTTTTGGCTTTGCGACATATATTTTGTTTAGCAAAGAATTATTGGCTTATCATGACTCGGAGACCGTAGTAGCGGTGATTTTTTTTGCTAGTGGATTGCTTTTAATGCCTCTTTTGATCATCGGAGATGCTTCTTGGATTATTGTACCCAGAGGGATAGCTGTATCTGTTTATTTAGGCGGGGTAACCACCGCAGGAGCCTATCTTTTGTTTGCTAACGGTCTTAAACATACGGTAGCTTCCAATGCGGTTACCTTAACCTTGGCTGAGCCGATGACAGCAGCCCTTTTAGGTGTGTTTTTTGTGGGAGAAAGCTTATCGACCTATGCCTGGATGGGAATAGGATTGATTATTCTGGGTTTGGGAAGTCTTTCTATGTCTAGCAAAAGAAAATCCTTTTCCATATTGAATGGTGAGTAA